One Oncorhynchus kisutch isolate 150728-3 linkage group LG13, Okis_V2, whole genome shotgun sequence DNA window includes the following coding sequences:
- the cfap418 gene encoding cilia- and flagella-associated protein 418 yields MTTVNKQQYPEAMADDLDELLDEVETKFCRNVSLTPQLQAPSDLSTAGKCLTQTGKERKHCTTDDTPRKTDSEDIDALLEDILDDDFDSFALNTGQLPKMTKTLPQSTRKCCPVFLGGSSIANGVGTAVSQRSCDQLRCISCDFRVAMFDNHEWDPSCEYLFFRNNMPDCQKLRAKLRRRKGARAYACQCSWHSARDLTDLREQHQLKWVCGKHEV; encoded by the exons ATGACAACAGTCAATAAGCAGCAGTACCCTGAAGCTATGGCGGACGATTTGGACGAATTGCTAGATGAGGTTGAAACCAAGTTCTGTCGCAATGTTTCATTGACGCCACAACTTCAAGCTCCCTCAGATTTATCGACGGCTGGGAAATGTTTAACGCAAACtgggaaagaaagaaaacactG CACCACTGACGATACACCCAGAAAAACGGACAGCGAAGATATAGATGCCCTTCTTGAGGACATACTTGACGATGATTTCGATTCCTTTGCGCTAAAC ACTGGACAGCTTCCTAAAATGACGAAGACATTGCCACAGTCCACAAGAAA GTGCTGCCCAGTTTTCCTTGGTGGAAGCTCCATTGCAAATGGTGTAGGAACAGCTGTTTCACAAAG GTCGTGTGATCAGCTGAGATGTATCTCCTGTGACTTTCGGGTGGCCATGTTTGACAATCATGAATGGGACCCCTCTTGTGAGTACCTCTTCTTCAG GAACAACATGCCAGACTGTCAGAAGCTGCGGGCTAAGCTGAGGAGAAGAAAAGGGGCGCGGGCGTACGCCTGCCAGTGTAGCTGGCACTCTGCTCGAGACCTCACAGACCTGAGAGAACAGCACCAGCTCAAGTGGGTCTGTGGGAAGCATGAAGTATGA
- the LOC109901719 gene encoding T-cell differentiation antigen CD6 isoform X5, with product MELFRTTILLPVLVLSQAFLNKDHSVPGNFSGSRETDEQQTSNLTISHPLRLSQHCSGVVEVLHRGLWRPVTFDLGSAEWAKVVEDICTNLSCGAVYERRQNGTATLNYSSSTCLSQCVYRDLLVENCTELSYTDCSNLTEITCGHQAVRLVGGSHHCEGRVELWREEKWGTVCDDSWDLRDGGVVCAQLGCGPALNVSGQDGSFEAGVGLVLLDEVNCGGSERNLWECPSLGTVNDCGHKEDAAVVCSGIPSQPGNETSEQNTQTSTTAGSVLLVTSAESRSSPPVAAVWGCIALSIALLLTLLSNASLFLSYRRRAALLVHQRQDGRLLSIQSQHTDRGERVNLLTVTTDTADYIRVLDNGVSTSREPCETTQTAETSDAPEKYNIVAETINGIERKNPATQSLHSLVSSSTSSGECYENIETLEKELLDSGPDLRETALTDLICGREPSLGSSSSTSSGESYYNVGMAVEQHLQSENTYTHSPVQSTSAHQDQQQPVNSNCHLPSSQNQEDSSSSSSSELYENIEVQDEEGIGDATVKEVPDQSLSDSDYDDITNY from the exons ATGGAACTGTTCAGGACGACAATACTTCTGCCAGTTCTGGTCCTCTCTCAAG CCTTTCTAAATAAAGACCACTCTGTTCCGGGGAACTTCTCTGGGTCGAGAGAGACTGATGAGCAGCAGACATCCAATCTAA ccaTATCTCACCCCCTCAGGCTATCTCAGCACTGCTCTGGGGTTGTCGAGGTGCTCCATCGAGGGCTGTGGAGGCCAGTGACCTTTGACCTTGGGTCTGCAGAGTGGGCCAAAGTGGTGGAGGACATATGTACCAACCTGAGCTGCGGGGCAGTGTACGAGCGCCGACAGAATGGCACAGCTACATTAAACTACTCCAGCTCAACGTGTCTGAGCCAGTGTGTCTACAGAGACCTACTGGTGGAGAACTGTACAGAGCTCTCATACACAGACTGCTCTAACCTGACTGAGATAACCTGTG GGCACCAGGCCGTGCGATTGGTTGGAGGCTCACACCACTGTGAAGGACGGGTGGAGTTGTGGAGAGAGGAAAAATGGGGAACGGTGTGTGACGATAGTTGGGACCTGAGAGATGGGGGCGTGGTCTGTGCTCAATTGGGCTGTGGCCCTGCCCTAAATGTGAGTGGGCAGGACGGGTCCTTTGAAGCGGGTGTTGGTCTGGTTCTCTTAGATGAGGTGAACTGTGGGGGGAGCGAGAGGAACCTATGGGAGTGTCCCTCCCTGGGGACAGTCAACGACTGTGGACACAAAGAGGACGCTGCAGTGGTTTGTTCAG GAATTCCATCTCAACCAGGCAACGAGACGTCAGAACAGAACACCCAGACTTCAACCACAG CAGGCTCAGTTCTACTAGTCACCAGTGCAGAGAGCCGGTCCTCTCCTCCTGTAGCTGCTGTCTGGGGCTGCATCGCATTGTCTATAgccctcctcctcacactcctctcCAATGCTTCACTCTTCCTGTCTTACAGGAGGAGAGCTG CACTTCTGGTTCACCAAAGACAAGATGGCCGTCTGCTGTCCATCCAGTCTCAACACACTGACCGAGGGGAGAGAGTCAACCTCCTCACAGTCACCACAGACACAGCTGATTACA TCAGGGTCCTTGACAATGGAGTAAGCACAAGCAGAGAGCCATGTGAAACCACGCAGACAGCAGAGACTTCTGACGCTCCTGAGAAATATAATATTGTTGCTGAGACAATCAACGGCATTGAGAGAAAAAACCCTGCCACCCAAAGTC TGCATTCGCTGGTGTCATCCAGCACGTCTTCTGGGGAATGCTATGAGAACATTGAGACACTGGAGAAGGAGCTGCTGGACTCAG GTCCAGATTTGAGAGAAACTGCCCTCACAGACTTGATCTGTGGAAGAGAGCCATCCTTGGGATCGAGTAGCAGTACATCATCAGGGGAATCCTACTACAACGTGGGGATGGCAGTGGAACAGCATCTACAGTCAG AGAACACCTATACACATTCCCCTGTGCAATCAACCAGTGCACACCAGGATCAGCAACAGCCTGTGAACAGCAACTGCCACCTACCGAGCAGTCAAAATCAAG AAGATTCAAGCAGCTCATCTTCCTCTGAGCTTTATGAGAACATAGAAGTCCAAGATGAAGAGGGGATTGGTGATGCTACCGTGAAGGAAGTCCCGGACCAGTCTCTTTCTGACAGTGACTACGATGACATAACAAATTACTAG
- the LOC109901719 gene encoding T-cell differentiation antigen CD6 isoform X2, whose amino-acid sequence MELFRTTILLPVLVLSQAFLNKDHSVPGNFSGSRETDEQQTSNLTISHPLRLSQHCSGVVEVLHRGLWRPVTFDLGSAEWAKVVEDICTNLSCGAVYERRQNGTATLNYSSSTCLSQCVYRDLLVENCTELSYTDCSNLTEITCGHQAVRLVGGSHHCEGRVELWREEKWGTVCDDSWDLRDGGVVCAQLGCGPALNVSGQDGSFEAGVGLVLLDEVNCGGSERNLWECPSLGTVNDCGHKEDAAVVCSGIPSQPGNETSEQNTQTSTTGSVLLVTSAESRSSPPVAAVWGCIALSIALLLTLLSNASLFLSYRRRAALLVHQRQDGRLLSIQSQHTDRGERVNLLTVTTDTADYTPQYLSQQPTQNDTDASCDSDYENYDFNDKPSVAMATALVRVLDNGVSTSREPCETTQTAETSDAPEKYNIVAETINGIERKNPATQSLHSLVSSSTSSGECYENIETLEKELLDSGPDLRETALTDLICGREPSLGSSSSTSSGESYYNVGMAVEQHLQSENTYTHSPVQSTSAHQDQQQPVNSNCHLPSSQNQEDSSSSSSSELYENIEVQDEEGIGDATVKEVPDQSLSDSDYDDITNY is encoded by the exons ATGGAACTGTTCAGGACGACAATACTTCTGCCAGTTCTGGTCCTCTCTCAAG CCTTTCTAAATAAAGACCACTCTGTTCCGGGGAACTTCTCTGGGTCGAGAGAGACTGATGAGCAGCAGACATCCAATCTAA ccaTATCTCACCCCCTCAGGCTATCTCAGCACTGCTCTGGGGTTGTCGAGGTGCTCCATCGAGGGCTGTGGAGGCCAGTGACCTTTGACCTTGGGTCTGCAGAGTGGGCCAAAGTGGTGGAGGACATATGTACCAACCTGAGCTGCGGGGCAGTGTACGAGCGCCGACAGAATGGCACAGCTACATTAAACTACTCCAGCTCAACGTGTCTGAGCCAGTGTGTCTACAGAGACCTACTGGTGGAGAACTGTACAGAGCTCTCATACACAGACTGCTCTAACCTGACTGAGATAACCTGTG GGCACCAGGCCGTGCGATTGGTTGGAGGCTCACACCACTGTGAAGGACGGGTGGAGTTGTGGAGAGAGGAAAAATGGGGAACGGTGTGTGACGATAGTTGGGACCTGAGAGATGGGGGCGTGGTCTGTGCTCAATTGGGCTGTGGCCCTGCCCTAAATGTGAGTGGGCAGGACGGGTCCTTTGAAGCGGGTGTTGGTCTGGTTCTCTTAGATGAGGTGAACTGTGGGGGGAGCGAGAGGAACCTATGGGAGTGTCCCTCCCTGGGGACAGTCAACGACTGTGGACACAAAGAGGACGCTGCAGTGGTTTGTTCAG GAATTCCATCTCAACCAGGCAACGAGACGTCAGAACAGAACACCCAGACTTCAACCACAG GCTCAGTTCTACTAGTCACCAGTGCAGAGAGCCGGTCCTCTCCTCCTGTAGCTGCTGTCTGGGGCTGCATCGCATTGTCTATAgccctcctcctcacactcctctcCAATGCTTCACTCTTCCTGTCTTACAGGAGGAGAGCTG CACTTCTGGTTCACCAAAGACAAGATGGCCGTCTGCTGTCCATCCAGTCTCAACACACTGACCGAGGGGAGAGAGTCAACCTCCTCACAGTCACCACAGACACAGCTGATTACA CTCCACAGTACCTTTCCCAACAACCCACTCAGAATGACACCGATGCCTCATGTGACTCTGACTATGAAAACTATGACTTCAATGACAAACCCTCTGTTGCCATGGCTACTGCACTTG TCAGGGTCCTTGACAATGGAGTAAGCACAAGCAGAGAGCCATGTGAAACCACGCAGACAGCAGAGACTTCTGACGCTCCTGAGAAATATAATATTGTTGCTGAGACAATCAACGGCATTGAGAGAAAAAACCCTGCCACCCAAAGTC TGCATTCGCTGGTGTCATCCAGCACGTCTTCTGGGGAATGCTATGAGAACATTGAGACACTGGAGAAGGAGCTGCTGGACTCAG GTCCAGATTTGAGAGAAACTGCCCTCACAGACTTGATCTGTGGAAGAGAGCCATCCTTGGGATCGAGTAGCAGTACATCATCAGGGGAATCCTACTACAACGTGGGGATGGCAGTGGAACAGCATCTACAGTCAG AGAACACCTATACACATTCCCCTGTGCAATCAACCAGTGCACACCAGGATCAGCAACAGCCTGTGAACAGCAACTGCCACCTACCGAGCAGTCAAAATCAAG AAGATTCAAGCAGCTCATCTTCCTCTGAGCTTTATGAGAACATAGAAGTCCAAGATGAAGAGGGGATTGGTGATGCTACCGTGAAGGAAGTCCCGGACCAGTCTCTTTCTGACAGTGACTACGATGACATAACAAATTACTAG
- the LOC109901719 gene encoding T-cell differentiation antigen CD6 isoform X1: MELFRTTILLPVLVLSQAFLNKDHSVPGNFSGSRETDEQQTSNLTISHPLRLSQHCSGVVEVLHRGLWRPVTFDLGSAEWAKVVEDICTNLSCGAVYERRQNGTATLNYSSSTCLSQCVYRDLLVENCTELSYTDCSNLTEITCGHQAVRLVGGSHHCEGRVELWREEKWGTVCDDSWDLRDGGVVCAQLGCGPALNVSGQDGSFEAGVGLVLLDEVNCGGSERNLWECPSLGTVNDCGHKEDAAVVCSGIPSQPGNETSEQNTQTSTTAGSVLLVTSAESRSSPPVAAVWGCIALSIALLLTLLSNASLFLSYRRRAALLVHQRQDGRLLSIQSQHTDRGERVNLLTVTTDTADYTPQYLSQQPTQNDTDASCDSDYENYDFNDKPSVAMATALVRVLDNGVSTSREPCETTQTAETSDAPEKYNIVAETINGIERKNPATQSLHSLVSSSTSSGECYENIETLEKELLDSGPDLRETALTDLICGREPSLGSSSSTSSGESYYNVGMAVEQHLQSENTYTHSPVQSTSAHQDQQQPVNSNCHLPSSQNQEDSSSSSSSELYENIEVQDEEGIGDATVKEVPDQSLSDSDYDDITNY, translated from the exons ATGGAACTGTTCAGGACGACAATACTTCTGCCAGTTCTGGTCCTCTCTCAAG CCTTTCTAAATAAAGACCACTCTGTTCCGGGGAACTTCTCTGGGTCGAGAGAGACTGATGAGCAGCAGACATCCAATCTAA ccaTATCTCACCCCCTCAGGCTATCTCAGCACTGCTCTGGGGTTGTCGAGGTGCTCCATCGAGGGCTGTGGAGGCCAGTGACCTTTGACCTTGGGTCTGCAGAGTGGGCCAAAGTGGTGGAGGACATATGTACCAACCTGAGCTGCGGGGCAGTGTACGAGCGCCGACAGAATGGCACAGCTACATTAAACTACTCCAGCTCAACGTGTCTGAGCCAGTGTGTCTACAGAGACCTACTGGTGGAGAACTGTACAGAGCTCTCATACACAGACTGCTCTAACCTGACTGAGATAACCTGTG GGCACCAGGCCGTGCGATTGGTTGGAGGCTCACACCACTGTGAAGGACGGGTGGAGTTGTGGAGAGAGGAAAAATGGGGAACGGTGTGTGACGATAGTTGGGACCTGAGAGATGGGGGCGTGGTCTGTGCTCAATTGGGCTGTGGCCCTGCCCTAAATGTGAGTGGGCAGGACGGGTCCTTTGAAGCGGGTGTTGGTCTGGTTCTCTTAGATGAGGTGAACTGTGGGGGGAGCGAGAGGAACCTATGGGAGTGTCCCTCCCTGGGGACAGTCAACGACTGTGGACACAAAGAGGACGCTGCAGTGGTTTGTTCAG GAATTCCATCTCAACCAGGCAACGAGACGTCAGAACAGAACACCCAGACTTCAACCACAG CAGGCTCAGTTCTACTAGTCACCAGTGCAGAGAGCCGGTCCTCTCCTCCTGTAGCTGCTGTCTGGGGCTGCATCGCATTGTCTATAgccctcctcctcacactcctctcCAATGCTTCACTCTTCCTGTCTTACAGGAGGAGAGCTG CACTTCTGGTTCACCAAAGACAAGATGGCCGTCTGCTGTCCATCCAGTCTCAACACACTGACCGAGGGGAGAGAGTCAACCTCCTCACAGTCACCACAGACACAGCTGATTACA CTCCACAGTACCTTTCCCAACAACCCACTCAGAATGACACCGATGCCTCATGTGACTCTGACTATGAAAACTATGACTTCAATGACAAACCCTCTGTTGCCATGGCTACTGCACTTG TCAGGGTCCTTGACAATGGAGTAAGCACAAGCAGAGAGCCATGTGAAACCACGCAGACAGCAGAGACTTCTGACGCTCCTGAGAAATATAATATTGTTGCTGAGACAATCAACGGCATTGAGAGAAAAAACCCTGCCACCCAAAGTC TGCATTCGCTGGTGTCATCCAGCACGTCTTCTGGGGAATGCTATGAGAACATTGAGACACTGGAGAAGGAGCTGCTGGACTCAG GTCCAGATTTGAGAGAAACTGCCCTCACAGACTTGATCTGTGGAAGAGAGCCATCCTTGGGATCGAGTAGCAGTACATCATCAGGGGAATCCTACTACAACGTGGGGATGGCAGTGGAACAGCATCTACAGTCAG AGAACACCTATACACATTCCCCTGTGCAATCAACCAGTGCACACCAGGATCAGCAACAGCCTGTGAACAGCAACTGCCACCTACCGAGCAGTCAAAATCAAG AAGATTCAAGCAGCTCATCTTCCTCTGAGCTTTATGAGAACATAGAAGTCCAAGATGAAGAGGGGATTGGTGATGCTACCGTGAAGGAAGTCCCGGACCAGTCTCTTTCTGACAGTGACTACGATGACATAACAAATTACTAG
- the LOC109901719 gene encoding T-cell differentiation antigen CD6 isoform X3, translating to MELFRTTILLPVLVLSQAFLNKDHSVPGNFSGSRETDEQQTSNLTISHPLRLSQHCSGVVEVLHRGLWRPVTFDLGSAEWAKVVEDICTNLSCGAVYERRQNGTATLNYSSSTCLSQCVYRDLLVENCTELSYTDCSNLTEITCGHQAVRLVGGSHHCEGRVELWREEKWGTVCDDSWDLRDGGVVCAQLGCGPALNVSGQDGSFEAGVGLVLLDEVNCGGSERNLWECPSLGTVNDCGHKEDAAVVCSGIPSQPGNETSEQNTQTSTTAGSVLLVTSAESRSSPPVAAVWGCIALSIALLLTLLSNASLFLSYRRRAALLVHQRQDGRLLSIQSQHTDRGERVNLLTVTTDTADYTPQYLSQQPTQNDTDASCDSDYENYDFNDKPSVAMATALVRVLDNGVSTSREPCETTQTAETSDAPEKYNIVAETINGIERKNPATQSLHSLVSSSTSSGECYENIETLEKELLDSDLRETALTDLICGREPSLGSSSSTSSGESYYNVGMAVEQHLQSENTYTHSPVQSTSAHQDQQQPVNSNCHLPSSQNQEDSSSSSSSELYENIEVQDEEGIGDATVKEVPDQSLSDSDYDDITNY from the exons ATGGAACTGTTCAGGACGACAATACTTCTGCCAGTTCTGGTCCTCTCTCAAG CCTTTCTAAATAAAGACCACTCTGTTCCGGGGAACTTCTCTGGGTCGAGAGAGACTGATGAGCAGCAGACATCCAATCTAA ccaTATCTCACCCCCTCAGGCTATCTCAGCACTGCTCTGGGGTTGTCGAGGTGCTCCATCGAGGGCTGTGGAGGCCAGTGACCTTTGACCTTGGGTCTGCAGAGTGGGCCAAAGTGGTGGAGGACATATGTACCAACCTGAGCTGCGGGGCAGTGTACGAGCGCCGACAGAATGGCACAGCTACATTAAACTACTCCAGCTCAACGTGTCTGAGCCAGTGTGTCTACAGAGACCTACTGGTGGAGAACTGTACAGAGCTCTCATACACAGACTGCTCTAACCTGACTGAGATAACCTGTG GGCACCAGGCCGTGCGATTGGTTGGAGGCTCACACCACTGTGAAGGACGGGTGGAGTTGTGGAGAGAGGAAAAATGGGGAACGGTGTGTGACGATAGTTGGGACCTGAGAGATGGGGGCGTGGTCTGTGCTCAATTGGGCTGTGGCCCTGCCCTAAATGTGAGTGGGCAGGACGGGTCCTTTGAAGCGGGTGTTGGTCTGGTTCTCTTAGATGAGGTGAACTGTGGGGGGAGCGAGAGGAACCTATGGGAGTGTCCCTCCCTGGGGACAGTCAACGACTGTGGACACAAAGAGGACGCTGCAGTGGTTTGTTCAG GAATTCCATCTCAACCAGGCAACGAGACGTCAGAACAGAACACCCAGACTTCAACCACAG CAGGCTCAGTTCTACTAGTCACCAGTGCAGAGAGCCGGTCCTCTCCTCCTGTAGCTGCTGTCTGGGGCTGCATCGCATTGTCTATAgccctcctcctcacactcctctcCAATGCTTCACTCTTCCTGTCTTACAGGAGGAGAGCTG CACTTCTGGTTCACCAAAGACAAGATGGCCGTCTGCTGTCCATCCAGTCTCAACACACTGACCGAGGGGAGAGAGTCAACCTCCTCACAGTCACCACAGACACAGCTGATTACA CTCCACAGTACCTTTCCCAACAACCCACTCAGAATGACACCGATGCCTCATGTGACTCTGACTATGAAAACTATGACTTCAATGACAAACCCTCTGTTGCCATGGCTACTGCACTTG TCAGGGTCCTTGACAATGGAGTAAGCACAAGCAGAGAGCCATGTGAAACCACGCAGACAGCAGAGACTTCTGACGCTCCTGAGAAATATAATATTGTTGCTGAGACAATCAACGGCATTGAGAGAAAAAACCCTGCCACCCAAAGTC TGCATTCGCTGGTGTCATCCAGCACGTCTTCTGGGGAATGCTATGAGAACATTGAGACACTGGAGAAGGAGCTGCTGGACTCAG ATTTGAGAGAAACTGCCCTCACAGACTTGATCTGTGGAAGAGAGCCATCCTTGGGATCGAGTAGCAGTACATCATCAGGGGAATCCTACTACAACGTGGGGATGGCAGTGGAACAGCATCTACAGTCAG AGAACACCTATACACATTCCCCTGTGCAATCAACCAGTGCACACCAGGATCAGCAACAGCCTGTGAACAGCAACTGCCACCTACCGAGCAGTCAAAATCAAG AAGATTCAAGCAGCTCATCTTCCTCTGAGCTTTATGAGAACATAGAAGTCCAAGATGAAGAGGGGATTGGTGATGCTACCGTGAAGGAAGTCCCGGACCAGTCTCTTTCTGACAGTGACTACGATGACATAACAAATTACTAG
- the LOC109901719 gene encoding T-cell differentiation antigen CD6 isoform X4, which translates to MELFRTTILLPVLVLSQAFLNKDHSVPGNFSGSRETDEQQTSNLTISHPLRLSQHCSGVVEVLHRGLWRPVTFDLGSAEWAKVVEDICTNLSCGAVYERRQNGTATLNYSSSTCLSQCVYRDLLVENCTELSYTDCSNLTEITCGHQAVRLVGGSHHCEGRVELWREEKWGTVCDDSWDLRDGGVVCAQLGCGPALNVSGQDGSFEAGVGLVLLDEVNCGGSERNLWECPSLGTVNDCGHKEDAAVVCSGIPSQPGNETSEQNTQTSTTGSVLLVTSAESRSSPPVAAVWGCIALSIALLLTLLSNASLFLSYRRRAALLVHQRQDGRLLSIQSQHTDRGERVNLLTVTTDTADYTPQYLSQQPTQNDTDASCDSDYENYDFNDKPSVAMATALVRVLDNGVSTSREPCETTQTAETSDAPEKYNIVAETINGIERKNPATQSLHSLVSSSTSSGECYENIETLEKELLDSDLRETALTDLICGREPSLGSSSSTSSGESYYNVGMAVEQHLQSENTYTHSPVQSTSAHQDQQQPVNSNCHLPSSQNQEDSSSSSSSELYENIEVQDEEGIGDATVKEVPDQSLSDSDYDDITNY; encoded by the exons ATGGAACTGTTCAGGACGACAATACTTCTGCCAGTTCTGGTCCTCTCTCAAG CCTTTCTAAATAAAGACCACTCTGTTCCGGGGAACTTCTCTGGGTCGAGAGAGACTGATGAGCAGCAGACATCCAATCTAA ccaTATCTCACCCCCTCAGGCTATCTCAGCACTGCTCTGGGGTTGTCGAGGTGCTCCATCGAGGGCTGTGGAGGCCAGTGACCTTTGACCTTGGGTCTGCAGAGTGGGCCAAAGTGGTGGAGGACATATGTACCAACCTGAGCTGCGGGGCAGTGTACGAGCGCCGACAGAATGGCACAGCTACATTAAACTACTCCAGCTCAACGTGTCTGAGCCAGTGTGTCTACAGAGACCTACTGGTGGAGAACTGTACAGAGCTCTCATACACAGACTGCTCTAACCTGACTGAGATAACCTGTG GGCACCAGGCCGTGCGATTGGTTGGAGGCTCACACCACTGTGAAGGACGGGTGGAGTTGTGGAGAGAGGAAAAATGGGGAACGGTGTGTGACGATAGTTGGGACCTGAGAGATGGGGGCGTGGTCTGTGCTCAATTGGGCTGTGGCCCTGCCCTAAATGTGAGTGGGCAGGACGGGTCCTTTGAAGCGGGTGTTGGTCTGGTTCTCTTAGATGAGGTGAACTGTGGGGGGAGCGAGAGGAACCTATGGGAGTGTCCCTCCCTGGGGACAGTCAACGACTGTGGACACAAAGAGGACGCTGCAGTGGTTTGTTCAG GAATTCCATCTCAACCAGGCAACGAGACGTCAGAACAGAACACCCAGACTTCAACCACAG GCTCAGTTCTACTAGTCACCAGTGCAGAGAGCCGGTCCTCTCCTCCTGTAGCTGCTGTCTGGGGCTGCATCGCATTGTCTATAgccctcctcctcacactcctctcCAATGCTTCACTCTTCCTGTCTTACAGGAGGAGAGCTG CACTTCTGGTTCACCAAAGACAAGATGGCCGTCTGCTGTCCATCCAGTCTCAACACACTGACCGAGGGGAGAGAGTCAACCTCCTCACAGTCACCACAGACACAGCTGATTACA CTCCACAGTACCTTTCCCAACAACCCACTCAGAATGACACCGATGCCTCATGTGACTCTGACTATGAAAACTATGACTTCAATGACAAACCCTCTGTTGCCATGGCTACTGCACTTG TCAGGGTCCTTGACAATGGAGTAAGCACAAGCAGAGAGCCATGTGAAACCACGCAGACAGCAGAGACTTCTGACGCTCCTGAGAAATATAATATTGTTGCTGAGACAATCAACGGCATTGAGAGAAAAAACCCTGCCACCCAAAGTC TGCATTCGCTGGTGTCATCCAGCACGTCTTCTGGGGAATGCTATGAGAACATTGAGACACTGGAGAAGGAGCTGCTGGACTCAG ATTTGAGAGAAACTGCCCTCACAGACTTGATCTGTGGAAGAGAGCCATCCTTGGGATCGAGTAGCAGTACATCATCAGGGGAATCCTACTACAACGTGGGGATGGCAGTGGAACAGCATCTACAGTCAG AGAACACCTATACACATTCCCCTGTGCAATCAACCAGTGCACACCAGGATCAGCAACAGCCTGTGAACAGCAACTGCCACCTACCGAGCAGTCAAAATCAAG AAGATTCAAGCAGCTCATCTTCCTCTGAGCTTTATGAGAACATAGAAGTCCAAGATGAAGAGGGGATTGGTGATGCTACCGTGAAGGAAGTCCCGGACCAGTCTCTTTCTGACAGTGACTACGATGACATAACAAATTACTAG